Proteins co-encoded in one Campylobacter concisus genomic window:
- a CDS encoding homoserine dehydrogenase: MNVAILGVGTVGESVAKILLKNKKLIAARGGEEIVPVVGVVRNLNKKRDVGIPLTDDIDSVINRDDIDVFVELMGGVEEPFRVVSEILKRKKPVVTANKALLAYHRYALQNLAKNTPFGFEASVAGGVPIIRALREGLSANHIVSINGILNGTSNYILTSMMNEGSNFKDALKKAQELGYAEADPTFDVGGFDTAHKLLILASIAYGVHGDPEDILIEGIQGITPEDIFFAKDFEYSIKLLAIAKKSEGKVELRVHPALVPQNKMIAKASGVTNAISVVGEVVGETMYYGPGAGGDATASAVISDLIDIARDSKSPMLGYKAPFELNTLELLDRDRIKTKYYFRLKVEDKMGVLAKITNLMSENNLSIDSLLQKPKDESEYAVLFFTTHTSLEADAKQTIELLKEQGYIKEEPFMMRIEE; the protein is encoded by the coding sequence ATGAATGTAGCGATTTTGGGGGTTGGAACTGTCGGCGAGTCAGTTGCAAAAATTTTACTAAAAAATAAAAAGCTGATCGCAGCAAGAGGTGGCGAAGAGATCGTGCCAGTCGTCGGTGTGGTTAGAAATTTAAATAAAAAAAGAGACGTTGGCATCCCACTAACTGACGACATAGATAGTGTGATAAACCGCGACGATATCGATGTTTTTGTCGAGCTTATGGGCGGCGTTGAAGAGCCTTTTAGAGTTGTGAGTGAAATTTTAAAACGTAAAAAACCTGTTGTGACTGCAAACAAAGCACTTTTGGCCTATCATAGATACGCCTTGCAAAATTTAGCCAAAAATACGCCATTTGGTTTTGAGGCAAGTGTAGCCGGCGGGGTGCCGATCATTAGAGCACTAAGGGAAGGCTTGAGCGCAAATCACATCGTTAGCATAAATGGCATACTAAATGGCACGAGCAACTACATATTAACATCGATGATGAACGAGGGCTCAAATTTCAAAGACGCACTTAAAAAGGCACAGGAGCTTGGATATGCCGAGGCTGATCCAACTTTTGACGTGGGTGGTTTTGATACAGCACACAAACTGCTAATCCTTGCAAGTATAGCTTACGGCGTGCACGGCGATCCGGAGGATATCTTGATAGAAGGAATACAAGGCATCACACCTGAAGATATATTCTTTGCAAAAGATTTTGAATATTCGATCAAGCTTTTAGCCATTGCCAAAAAAAGCGAGGGCAAGGTCGAATTGCGCGTGCATCCAGCGCTTGTTCCGCAAAATAAAATGATAGCAAAGGCAAGCGGAGTGACAAATGCTATCAGCGTCGTTGGAGAGGTCGTTGGAGAGACGATGTACTATGGTCCTGGAGCTGGTGGCGACGCAACAGCAAGTGCGGTCATTAGTGATCTTATCGATATCGCAAGAGATAGCAAGTCACCTATGCTAGGATACAAAGCGCCGTTTGAACTAAATACTTTGGAACTGCTTGACCGCGACAGGATAAAGACGAAGTACTACTTTAGGCTAAAAGTCGAAGACAAAATGGGTGTGCTTGCAAAGATTACAAATTTAATGAGTGAAAACAACCTCTCGATCGATAGTTTATTGCAAAAGCCAAAGGATGAGAGTGAGTATGCTGTATTATTTTTTACGACACACACGAGCCTAGAGGCTGATGCGAAGCAAACGATAGAGCTTTTAAAAGAGCAAGGGTATATAAAAGAAGAGCCATTTATGATGAGGATCGAGGAGTAG